The following proteins come from a genomic window of Pelmatolapia mariae isolate MD_Pm_ZW linkage group LG17, Pm_UMD_F_2, whole genome shotgun sequence:
- the mapk12b gene encoding mitogen-activated protein kinase 12b isoform X1, translating into MAVRSRTGFYRQEINRTVWEVPERYRDLKQVGTGAYGTVCSAWDRRIGTQVAIKKLHRPFQTKLFAKRAYRELRLLKHMKHENVIGLLDVFTPEISLDRFRDFYLVMPFMGTDLGKLMKLERLSEDRVQFLVYQMLKGLKYIHSAGIIHRDLKPGNLAINPDCELKILDFGLARQADSEMTGYVVTRWYRAPEVILNWMHYTQTVDIWSAGCIMAEMLLGKPLFKGNDHLDQLREIMKITGTPSPDFIVKLQSQDARNYIRSLPKAPKKDLHSIFSKASSNAVCVLEKMLLLDPDQRLSASEALDLPFFSEFRDTEEETEALPYDQTLDNTDLPLDLWKRHTFTEILTFRPPKDSKETSL; encoded by the exons ATGGCTGTGCGCTCCAGGACGGGGTTCTACAGGCAGGAGATCAACAGAACCGTGTGGGAGGTACCGGAGCGGTATCGAGACTTGAAGCAGGTCGGAACGGGAGCATATGGGACTGTGTG TTCAGCATGGGACCGCCGGATAGGGACACAGGTGGCCATCAAGAAACTCCACCGGCCTTTCCAGACCAAACTTTTTGCCAAAAGGGCCTACAGAGAGCTGCGACTTCTCAAACACATGAAGCACGAAAAT GTCATTGGGCTGTTGGATGTTTTCACTCCTGAAATCTCACTCGACCGGTTTCGTGACTT TTATCTGGTGATGCCGTTCATGGGCACCGACCTCGGCAAGCTGATGAAGCTGGAGAGGTTATCGGAGGACAGAGTGCAGTTCCTCGTCTATCAGATGCTGAAAGGACTCAAG TATATCCACTCAGCAGGGATCATTCACAGG GATCTTAAACCTGGAAATTTAGCCATTAACCCAGACTGTGAGTTAAAG ATTCTGGATTTTGGCCTGGCGAGGCAGGCTGATTCTGAAATGACCGGCTATGTGGTGACACGGTGGTACAGAGCACCAGAGGTTATCCTCAACTGGATGCACTATACGCAAACTG TGGATATCTGGTCGGCAGGTTGCATAATGGCGGAGATGCTGCTGGGAAAGCCGCTGTTCAAAGGCAACGACC ACTTGGACCAGCTGAGGGAAATCATGAAGATTACAGGAACCCCATCTCCTGACTTTATTGTGAAACTACAAAGTCAAGAT GCCAGAAACTACATCAGAAGCTTACCAAAAGCGCCAAAAAAGGATTTGCACTCAATTTTCTCCAAAGCTAGCTCAAATG CTGTATGCGTCTTGGAAAAGATGCTGCTTCTGGACCCTGACCAGAGGCTGAGCGCCTCTGAGGCGCTCGACCTCCCTTTCTTCAGTGAGTTCAGAGATACGGAGGAGGAGACCGAGGCGCTGCCATACGATCAGACCCTAGACAACACAGATCTGCCGCTGGACCTGTGGAAAC GTCACACTTTCACAGAGATACTGACCTTCAGGCCACCCAAGGACTCGAAGGAGACGTCACTTtaa
- the mapk12b gene encoding mitogen-activated protein kinase 12b isoform X2: MPFMGTDLGKLMKLERLSEDRVQFLVYQMLKGLKYIHSAGIIHRDLKPGNLAINPDCELKILDFGLARQADSEMTGYVVTRWYRAPEVILNWMHYTQTVDIWSAGCIMAEMLLGKPLFKGNDHLDQLREIMKITGTPSPDFIVKLQSQDARNYIRSLPKAPKKDLHSIFSKASSNAVCVLEKMLLLDPDQRLSASEALDLPFFSEFRDTEEETEALPYDQTLDNTDLPLDLWKRHTFTEILTFRPPKDSKETSL; encoded by the exons ATGCCGTTCATGGGCACCGACCTCGGCAAGCTGATGAAGCTGGAGAGGTTATCGGAGGACAGAGTGCAGTTCCTCGTCTATCAGATGCTGAAAGGACTCAAG TATATCCACTCAGCAGGGATCATTCACAGG GATCTTAAACCTGGAAATTTAGCCATTAACCCAGACTGTGAGTTAAAG ATTCTGGATTTTGGCCTGGCGAGGCAGGCTGATTCTGAAATGACCGGCTATGTGGTGACACGGTGGTACAGAGCACCAGAGGTTATCCTCAACTGGATGCACTATACGCAAACTG TGGATATCTGGTCGGCAGGTTGCATAATGGCGGAGATGCTGCTGGGAAAGCCGCTGTTCAAAGGCAACGACC ACTTGGACCAGCTGAGGGAAATCATGAAGATTACAGGAACCCCATCTCCTGACTTTATTGTGAAACTACAAAGTCAAGAT GCCAGAAACTACATCAGAAGCTTACCAAAAGCGCCAAAAAAGGATTTGCACTCAATTTTCTCCAAAGCTAGCTCAAATG CTGTATGCGTCTTGGAAAAGATGCTGCTTCTGGACCCTGACCAGAGGCTGAGCGCCTCTGAGGCGCTCGACCTCCCTTTCTTCAGTGAGTTCAGAGATACGGAGGAGGAGACCGAGGCGCTGCCATACGATCAGACCCTAGACAACACAGATCTGCCGCTGGACCTGTGGAAAC GTCACACTTTCACAGAGATACTGACCTTCAGGCCACCCAAGGACTCGAAGGAGACGTCACTTtaa